The genomic region TGCTCCGATGGCTCAGCCCGCCCCGGCTCCGGTCGCTCAGCCTGCCCCGGTTGCGCAGCCGGCTCCGGTTGCTCAGCCCGCCCCGGCTCCTCAGCCGGCTCCGGTCGCTCAGCCCGCCCCGGCTCCTCAGCCGGCTCCGGTTGCTCAGCCCGCCCCCGCTCCGCAGCCGGCTCCGGCCGCTGAGAACACTCGGGACCTGGCGTCCACCGACCTCACCGGCGGCGTGAGCACCAGGGTTCCCCTAGATGTGAGCGCTCAGGGCAAGGAATCGCTGGTCCAGACGGCGAAGAACGCCGCGTCCGCGGTCAACGACACCAAGCCGGTGCACGGCAACCTGTGGTTCTAGAGCTGGGACCACGCGTACGGAGGGTCGGTCCTCGGACAGTTCGAGGGCCGGCCCTCCGTTGTGTGTCCTGCCGGTGACGCGACCCGCCCCCCTACCGGCAGCTACGCCGGCGATCACTTGTCTGGCCGCGCGGCGGTGACCGCGCGGGACGTCCGGCGGTTACGGCTACGACACCGGAACCGGACGAGGAGTGGACATGGTCGTCAGCATCGGCGGAGGACCGGCGGGAGGCGGGGCACCGACCCCGGCGCGACCCGAACGGGCGGGCAGGACACGGCGGGAGGTGACGCGCGGTCTGCGTGCCTGCGCCCTCGCCGCCACCCTGGCGGCCCCGGTGGCCGCCGCCTTCCGGCTCCGGCGCCCCGGAACCGAAAACGTCCTGGGCGAAGCCGCTTTCGACCAGACCTACCGCAGCCGCCGCATCCGAGGGACGTGGACCCCGTCGGCCGGGTCGGGCGGGCGGGGTCGGTGGCACGTCACTGTGGACGGCCGACCGCTGCATCTGATGCGCCGGGCCGACGGCACCTGGCTGAGCATGGTCGACCACTACTGCTCGTACCGGTCACCACTCGAAGCCGCCCGCGCAGCCGTCGACGAACTCGGCCCCGGCCGCCGACTGCGCGACCTGGCCCCGGAACCAGCAGACGCGGGGCATGTGCACACGGGGGACCGGCATGGCGTACGTGCGTAGAGACGCCGGCACGCTCACCAAGACCGAGAAGCGGCGGTTCGTCAAGGCGCTGCTGGAGGTCAAACGGCGGGGCGAGTACGACGAGTTCGTGCGGATGCACATCGAGTACTTCTCCTCCGACGGCGAACACGGACTGCGCGCCGCGCACATGGCACCCTCCTTCCTGCCCTGGCACCGCCGGTTCCTGCTCGACCTGGAGAGCGCGCTGCGCCGGGTGGACCCCTCGGTGACCGTGCCGTACTGGGACTGGACGCGCTACCGCACGACCACCTCCGCACCCTGGACGGCGGACCTCCTCGGCGGCACCGGACGCCCTTCCGACCACCAGGTGATGACGGGTCCGTTCGCCTACCGGGAAGGCAACTGGACCATCAAGGTGAATGTGACCGACGCGGTGTTCCTCACCCGGGACCTCGGCCGCCGCCGCTCCCCCATGGAGCTGCCCACGAAGAACGAGCTGCAGTGGGCGCTGAAGGACCCGGTCTACGACGTGGCGCCCTGGGACTCGACGGTCACGCGGGGATTCCGCAACAAACTGGAGGGCTGGGGCACCGGTGGGGGCAGCACGTCCTGGCGCAACCACAACCGGGTGCACGGCTGGGTCGGCGGGGACATGCTCGGCGGCGCTTCCGTCAACGACCCCGTGTTCTGGCTGCACCACGCCTTCGTCGACCTGCAGTGGTACCGCTGGCAGCGCAGACACCGCGGGGCCCGTTACCTTCCCGCGGCACCGCCGGGCTCCGGCGACGGGCAGCACGGCCGGATCGTGGCACGGCACCAGCGCCTGCCTCCGTGGGACGTGACGCCGGACGAACTGGAGGACGTCGGCCGGATCTACCGGTACGCGTGAGGTGACGAGGACCCTCACGGCGACATGGGGAGAGCCCCGGCGTTCGGGGAGGCCGGGGCTCTCGGGGCAGACAGCAGACGTCAGTGGCGGTGGCCGCTCTTCTTGCTGCTCTCCTTGTGGTCGTCCTTCTTGTGGTCGTCCTTCTTGTGACCCTCGTTCTTGCAGGTGTTACCGACGGCCGGGTTGAGCAGGCCGACAAACTGGACGGTGTTGCCGCACACGTTGATCGGCACGTGGACCGGCACCTGAACGACGTTGCCGGACAGGACACCGGGCGAGCCGATGGCAGCGCCCTTGGCGCCGGCGTCCGCCGCGGCGAGACCGGCGCCACTGAGCACCACAGCGCTCGTGCCGAGAGCGACAACGCCAACCTTCGCGATGCGAGACATCACGTTCTCCTTAGTGAATCGGTGAGTGCGGCAGCAGTACGCGCGACCGCACTGACCGTTTCAACGCGAGGGCCCCGGACCGGTAACGAGGTTTTTCTCCGGATCACCCTTTTTGAACCTGTGCTCCGCCGTACGGGCGTTGTTTCCCCACGACCCGTGCCGTGCCGGGGTCATGCCGCGGCGAAGACGGGCTCCCTGTCTCGTCCGGCACGCGACGCGCCACGGCGGCTGCTCGGCGTCTGCCCGGCAGCTCCGCACGGAGATTTTTTGGGAAAGTTAAGCGATTGGGCGTTTTGCGTATAAAAACCATCGATCTTCACCTACAGTCTGTGACTGCCAGTGACCAGTCCATCACGGATTGTGTCGACTCGAGAACGGAGAGGTAATGCGCAACTTCCAGAAGGCCGCGGTCGTCATGGCCATGCTCGGCAGCGTCAGCTTCCTGGGTGCCGGTGTCGGTCACGCTTCGGACGGCGACAAGATCAAGCTCGACAACGACCAGAAGCAGGCGTGTGCCCAGAACGACGCGCAGACCGGGCTCGTCCAGCTCGACGACGTCAACGTCTCGGTCGGCCTCCTCGGCTGGTCTCAGCAGGACAACAGCGAGAAGGAGTCCCTGGCCTGCTCGCAGAGCTTCGGCAAGTGACGATCGGCTGATCTGAAGGCAGGCCCCGGGGTTCGACCATGTGTCCGAACCCCGGGGCCTGCTGCTTGTGGTGCGGTCGACGCGGGCGCGTTCGCGCGATCGGCTCCTGAAGGTGCGCGCGGCCGCCGGCCGCGACCCGGCGACCACCTCGACACGCACCGCCGAGACGGCAGGCGCTCTTCGTGTTCGGTGGCGAGGGCGGCCTCCCGCCTGTGGAGAAGGATCCGCCCGCTGTGAACAGCGGCTGTCCGACCGGTAGTTGGCCGACGGTGGCGGTCCTGGTCGCTGGTCGCCGGACACCTGCACAGCATCACCACAATGTGTTTTTTCAGGAAAGTTACGCGATTGGGCGTTTTGCCTATCAAAAGCCCCGAATGTCACCTAGAGTGCGACTGTCAGTGACCAGTCCATCACGGATTGTGTCGACTCGAGAACGGAGAGGTAATGCGCAACTTCCAGAAGGCCGCGGTCGTCATGGCCATGCTCGGCAGCGTCAGCTTCCTGGGTGCCGGTGTCGGTCACGCTTCGGACGGCGACAAGATCAAGATTGACAACGACCAGAACCAGGCGTGCGCCCAGAACGACGCGCAGACCGGGCTCATCCAGCTCGACGACGTCAACGTTTCGGTCGGTGCCATCCTCGGCTGGTCCCAGCAGGACAACAGCGAGAAGGAGTCCCTGGCCTGCTCGCAGAGCTTCGGCAAGCACTGATCCAGTGATCTGAAGGCAGGCCCCGGGGTTCGACCACGTGTCCGAACCCCGGGGCCTGCTGTCTGGTTTCCAGCCGGTCCATATGCCCGGAAAAACGACTCCGCCGTTCAGCCGCGGGGGGTCGACCGCAAAGGAGAAACAGATGCTCGACACGAAGAAGATCGCAGCGGTGGCGGCAGCCGGAGTCCTGGGGGGCTTCGCTCTGATCGGTGGCGGAGTCGTCCAGGCCGCTGCCCAGGGCGGCCCCGGCAGGTGCGTCGACGACGGCAAGGGTCACGTTCACTGTGTGCAGACGAGTACGTACAAGCTCACCACGAGCAAGGACGGCGGAGTCCACCTCAGTAACGAGTCGACGCAGACCTGTCCGGCCTCGCGCGGTCAGGTCACGTGTGTCGACAGCGTCGTCCTCCCCGGGCGGTAGCCCCCGGGGGTTCCCTAGCGGTAGTTGGTCGGAAGTGGCTAGTTGAGTTAGGCCATCCGATACATACAAAACCGCGTTACAACGCAACTTTTTTCAAGAAACTTGCGTGAGTGGGCGTTTCGCCCGTTAGAAGCCGCGTGAGGGTCACCTACAGTTGGCGACTGTCGGTGACCAACCCATCACGGGTTGTGTCCACTCAAGAACGGAGCAGTAATGCGCAACTACCAGAAGGCCGCGGTCGTCATGGCCATGCTCGGCAGCGTCAGCTTCCTGGGGGCCGGTGTCGGCCACGCTGCGGACGGGGACGAGAAGGTCAAGCTGGAGAACAAGCAGAACCAGTCGTGTGAGCAGAACGACTCGACCAAGGGCCTCATCAACATCGATGACGTCAACATCTCGCTCGGCATCCTCGGCTGGTCGGAGCAGGACAACAGCGAGCGCGAGTCCGTGACCTGCTCCCAGAACTTCATCCTCGGTGGCAAGTGATCACTGATCAGGTGATCTAGGCAGGCCCCGGGGCTCGAACCAGGTGGTCCGAGCCCCGGGGCCTGTCGTCTGGCTTCTTTGTCGGCCCAAGCGTCCGGAACGACCCCGCCGTCCAGTCACGGGGTCGACCGTAAAGGAAAAGTAGATGCTCAACTCGAAGAAGATCGCAGCTACAGCGGCAGCCGGAGTCCTGGGGAGCCTTGCCCTGATCGGGGTCGGTGCCGCCCAGGCCGCCGCCCAGGGCGGCCCCGGCAAGTGCGTGGACGACGGCAACGGGCAGGTCCGCTGCGTGCAAGGGGACACGTACAAGATCACGACCGCCAAGGACGGCAGCGTCCGCTTCGCCAACAACTCGACGCAGACGTGCCCGACCTCGCACAGCCAGGTCACCTGCGTCAGCAACGTCATCGTTCCTGGCAAGCAGTCCTGAAGTTCGACGCGGCAGCCGAGGCGCCCTTGTTCACGTCGGCGCCCGTGGCGTGAATCCACCGCTCACAGCGGTGGCCGGCCGGGACCCGTCACCGGGTCCCGGCCGTTTCCGTGTCCTCACCCGGACGGTGCGGAAACGTCCTCACCCGGACGGTGCGGAAACCCGGCGCGGCCCCGGACGGGCGTCACGGCAGCCGTCGTACGGGCGCGCCCCCGAGGAACGCGCGGATGTTCTCGACCGCCTGCCCGTAGTACGTCGCGTAGTTGGCCCGGGAGACGTAGCCGAGGTGCGGCGTGGCGAGGAGGCGGGGGGCGGTGCGCATCGGGTGGTCGGCGGGCAGGGGCTCGATGTCGAAGACGTCGATGCCGGCGCCGGCGATCCGGCCCTCGTGCAGGGCGGCGAGGAGGGCTTCCTGGTCGACGATGGCGGCGCGCGAGGTGTTGATCAGGTACGCGGTCGGCTTGAGGATGGCGAGTTCGGCGGGTCCGAGCAGTCCGCGGGTGCGGTCGCTCAGCGCGAGGTGGATCGAGACGAAGTCGCTGTCGGCGAGCAGGTCCTCCCGGGAGGGGGCGAGTTCGACGCCGATCTCGTCGGTGCGCTCCTCTGTGAGGTTCTGACTCCACGCGCTGACGTGCATGCCGAAGGCGAGACCGACCCGGGCCACGCGGCTGCCGATCTTGCCGAGGCCGAGAAGTCCGAGGCGGCGTCCGTGCAGGTCGGCGCCGACGGTGGATTGCCAAGGGCCGCCGGAGCGCAGGGCGTTGTTCTCCTCGACGAGCCCGCGGGCGAGACCGAGCAGCAGGGCCCACGTCAGTTCCACGGGCGGGGTGGAGGAGCTGGTGGTGCCGCACACGGTGACGCCGTGCTTCTCGGCGGCCGCGTAGTCGATGACCGAGTTGCGCATGCCGGAGGCGACGATGAGTTTCAGCCGGGGCAGGCGGGCGATCAGCGACCCGGGGAAGGGCACGCGCTCCCGCAGCGTCACCACGAGGTCGAAGTCGGCCAGGGCCGCGGCCAGGGCGTCCTCGCCGTCCAGGTGGGTGTCGAAGGAGACGACCTCCACCTGGTCGGCGACCGGCGACCAGTCGGCGACCTCGGTCGCCACCCTCTGAAAGTCGTCCAGCACAGCACAGCGCAGCCGCACGTCACACCCCTTCCTCGACCCACGGTGGGTCCCGGACCATGATCGGGCCTGGGCCGGGGGTGCGGGAAGCGGGGGGAGGTGGCGGGGGGCGGGGCGGGCAGGGGACGGTCCTCACCAGGTCGCCGGCGGATCTGCGCTTCTCCCGTTCGACATGTGGCAGAAGCAGGGCTGGTGACGGTTGATCGGTATCTCTCAAATGATCTAACTGTGAGCGGCGGTACCACCATGTTCGTCGTCTGTACCGGCTGCCTGTCGTCGGCGTCGTGGGTCCGCTGGATGTACGTCACGAGTGTGGCCCTGTGGACATCGAGTAGCGACGCCTCCCTCGGCGGTCGCCTGCTCGACTCCGGCTGCCCCACGGCGGGGGTGAACGGTGACGCCGAGCGCGGCCATGCGGTTCACGACTCCCGCCCCGGTGTGTGGTCCTCCCTCGGGGAGAAGGACGAGTGTGTAGGCGGTCAGGTCGTACGGCTCCCCACTCGTCGACTGCTGCACCGGTCGGCCGTCGGCAAGGAACTCGTGCGTGGTTCAACGCACAGGTCGCCCTCGGCGATGCCGAACCGCGCAGCGATGCAAGGTCCGCCCTGCGATTCCCTGCGGGTGCGCGAGCGTCGGAAGCCGTGGAGCCGGGCGAAGGCGCGCTCGACCACCCGGCGGTAGGTGCCCAGTCCGGCGTCGTGCCGGGTCCCACGGCGGGCGATGACCGGCACGGTGTCGCGAGCTCAAACCTGCTCGCGGTAGACGTCCCTCGGTGAGCAGGACCTCGTGAAGGCATTGCCAGACGTTCGGTGCGGTCCCACCGCTCATCCGGCATGGGATTCTCGGCGCTACGGGACAAACAGAGTGAATAGACAACTGTTTATCTGGCGCAAAAATTGACCCTTCATCGAGAGATGAGCTCGCCAAGTCATCTCGTCCGAGTGCACGCCATCGCCAAGATGCGAGCTCACACTCGAAACCTAGACTGGACGTAACTCTATTGAGCGCCGTGCCGCCGAGGTCATCATGTATAGAAGGAGAAAGTCGGGTCACTGGGCTGACGCCTCCGTCCCGAAACCTCGCCCTATTCTATGGTCGGCTTACTTTGCCATTACAGCCATCGCAGTGTTGTGCGGAATCTTGGCATTCGGGGTAGACGTCACGGAATGGGAGGGTAAGCCGATCCTGGGGCTTCTGGCGGTTCTGAAACCCTATAGATTTTTCATACTCGGCATCTTCTGCCTGACAGCAGTCTACTGTTGGCGCAGAATTGGCATGTCCAAAAGGATAAGTGCCCCTGGACCTATTTCTGTGCCCCCGTTGAGAGATGAGACGGGTAGATCCAATGCGTCGATCGACAGGTTGACGACAAGTTTCCGAGAGAAGCTGAACCAGGTGAACATCCAAGCTCCCGAACCTATTCCAGGAGGTTCACAGCAGATTGATTTCGCGGAAGTGT from Streptomyces chartreusis NRRL 3882 harbors:
- a CDS encoding chaplin — translated: MSRIAKVGVVALGTSAVVLSGAGLAAADAGAKGAAIGSPGVLSGNVVQVPVHVPINVCGNTVQFVGLLNPAVGNTCKNEGHKKDDHKKDDHKESSKKSGHRH
- a CDS encoding tyrosinase family oxidase copper chaperone, which produces MVVSIGGGPAGGGAPTPARPERAGRTRREVTRGLRACALAATLAAPVAAAFRLRRPGTENVLGEAAFDQTYRSRRIRGTWTPSAGSGGRGRWHVTVDGRPLHLMRRADGTWLSMVDHYCSYRSPLEAARAAVDELGPGRRLRDLAPEPADAGHVHTGDRHGVRA
- a CDS encoding tyrosinase family protein translates to MAYVRRDAGTLTKTEKRRFVKALLEVKRRGEYDEFVRMHIEYFSSDGEHGLRAAHMAPSFLPWHRRFLLDLESALRRVDPSVTVPYWDWTRYRTTTSAPWTADLLGGTGRPSDHQVMTGPFAYREGNWTIKVNVTDAVFLTRDLGRRRSPMELPTKNELQWALKDPVYDVAPWDSTVTRGFRNKLEGWGTGGGSTSWRNHNRVHGWVGGDMLGGASVNDPVFWLHHAFVDLQWYRWQRRHRGARYLPAAPPGSGDGQHGRIVARHQRLPPWDVTPDELEDVGRIYRYA
- a CDS encoding D-2-hydroxyacid dehydrogenase family protein — encoded protein: MRLRCAVLDDFQRVATEVADWSPVADQVEVVSFDTHLDGEDALAAALADFDLVVTLRERVPFPGSLIARLPRLKLIVASGMRNSVIDYAAAEKHGVTVCGTTSSSTPPVELTWALLLGLARGLVEENNALRSGGPWQSTVGADLHGRRLGLLGLGKIGSRVARVGLAFGMHVSAWSQNLTEERTDEIGVELAPSREDLLADSDFVSIHLALSDRTRGLLGPAELAILKPTAYLINTSRAAIVDQEALLAALHEGRIAGAGIDVFDIEPLPADHPMRTAPRLLATPHLGYVSRANYATYYGQAVENIRAFLGGAPVRRLP